One stretch of Thermococcus sp. DNA includes these proteins:
- a CDS encoding OsmC family protein, translating into MSEEIKGKVEWFKDYQFIGRVESDSCSVILGEGGISPMKLLLLSVAGCTAYDVVMILKKMREPVDGLEVKISGERREEHPKIYSRVHLHYVIRGNVREEKAKRAIELSQDKYCSASAHIKLSGAELTYSYEIIPGE; encoded by the coding sequence TTGAGCGAAGAGATCAAGGGAAAGGTCGAGTGGTTTAAGGATTACCAGTTCATCGGACGGGTTGAAAGCGACAGCTGCTCCGTTATCCTCGGTGAGGGAGGCATAAGCCCCATGAAGCTCCTCCTTCTGAGCGTTGCCGGGTGCACCGCCTACGATGTGGTGATGATACTCAAGAAGATGCGCGAGCCGGTCGATGGCCTTGAAGTCAAGATAAGCGGCGAGAGGCGCGAGGAGCACCCGAAAATTTACAGCAGGGTTCACCTCCACTACGTCATCAGGGGCAATGTTAGAGAGGAGAAAGCGAAGAGGGCGATAGAGCTGAGCCAGGACAAGTACTGCTCGGCCAGCGCGCACATAAAGCTCAGCGGGGCCGAGCTTACCTACTCCTACGAGATAATTCCCGGGGAGTAG
- a CDS encoding PLP-dependent aminotransferase family protein has translation MEERLMRKLGSGSLEFERYFSKKALGMKASEIRELLKLVESSNVISLAGGLPASETFPVEQIKEITKEVLEEHADKALQYGTTKGFTPLRLALARWMEKRYGIPTSKVEIMMVAGSQQALDLAGRVFINRGDIVVVEGPTYLAALQAFKYYDPEFLSIPMDHKGMRIDLLEEKLKKLKAQGKKVKFVYTVSTFQNPMGVTMSVDRRKRLVELADEYDFLIIEDSPYTELRYSGEPVPPVKHFDDTGRVIYLGTFSKILAPGFRLGWIAAQPQFIRKMEIAKQSIDLCANTLAQLIAWKYVEDGYLDEHIPEIVEFYKPRRDAMLKALEDFMPEGVGWTKPDGGMFIWVTLPEGIDTKMMLEKAVAKGVAYVPGEAFFAHRDVKNTMRLNFTYVPEEKIREGVKRLAEVIEAEMKSLGD, from the coding sequence ATGGAGGAAAGGCTCATGCGCAAGCTTGGCTCAGGCTCACTGGAGTTTGAGAGGTACTTTTCCAAAAAGGCCCTTGGAATGAAAGCCTCGGAAATTAGGGAACTGCTTAAGCTCGTTGAAAGCTCGAACGTCATATCACTTGCCGGCGGCCTTCCCGCGTCGGAGACCTTCCCGGTAGAGCAGATCAAGGAGATAACAAAGGAAGTCCTCGAGGAACACGCCGACAAGGCCCTTCAGTACGGAACAACGAAGGGCTTTACGCCGCTCCGCCTCGCCCTTGCTAGGTGGATGGAGAAGCGCTATGGCATTCCCACCAGCAAGGTCGAGATAATGATGGTTGCCGGAAGCCAGCAGGCTCTTGACCTCGCCGGCAGGGTCTTCATCAACAGGGGGGACATCGTCGTCGTTGAGGGGCCGACTTACCTTGCTGCCCTTCAGGCTTTCAAGTACTACGACCCCGAGTTCCTCAGCATCCCAATGGACCACAAAGGAATGCGCATCGACCTCCTAGAGGAGAAACTGAAGAAACTCAAGGCTCAGGGGAAGAAGGTGAAGTTCGTTTACACTGTCTCGACCTTCCAGAATCCGATGGGAGTAACCATGAGCGTTGACAGGAGAAAACGCCTCGTTGAACTCGCCGACGAGTACGACTTCCTTATCATCGAGGACAGCCCCTACACGGAGCTCCGCTATTCCGGTGAACCGGTTCCGCCCGTTAAACACTTTGATGACACTGGTAGGGTCATCTACCTCGGAACCTTCTCGAAGATACTCGCCCCCGGCTTCCGCCTCGGCTGGATAGCGGCCCAGCCCCAGTTCATAAGGAAGATGGAGATAGCAAAGCAGAGCATAGACCTCTGCGCCAACACCCTTGCCCAGCTTATAGCCTGGAAATACGTTGAGGACGGCTACTTAGACGAGCACATACCGGAGATAGTCGAGTTTTACAAGCCGAGACGTGATGCCATGTTAAAGGCCCTTGAGGATTTTATGCCTGAGGGTGTGGGGTGGACCAAACCGGACGGCGGAATGTTCATCTGGGTCACCCTTCCTGAGGGCATAGATACTAAGATGATGCTCGAGAAAGCCGTTGCCAAGGGCGTTGCCTACGTTCCTGGAGAGGCGTTCTTCGCCCACCGCGACGTCAAGAACACCATGAGGCTTAACTTCACTTACGTCCCAGAGGAGAAGATACGTGAGGGTGTTAAGAGGCTCGCTGAAGTCATTGAGGCTGAAATGAAGTCTCTCGGGGACTGA
- a CDS encoding radical SAM protein — protein sequence MYIRPFDPWKSKLCTCPFKYTLNVYTGCDHACVYCYITSYIPNAFRVRTKEGFLPKLERELRRFDKRYIIALSYSSDPYPTIERELGITRKVLELFRRYGVRCMLLTKSDIFKRDLDVLSELKCAVGITVTTVNERKAKLLEPNAPSPGARIRALRKAKEKEIPVYARIDPIIPLYTWEDFDKTLKALSFVSHITVSTLKLKPDSKKRMSAKFPELMERLWPLYEKGERISGYYYLPRELRFKILREAEEKVLRNGITFGSCREGYRSFPMCDGSHLVPS from the coding sequence ATGTACATACGACCCTTCGACCCTTGGAAGTCGAAGCTCTGCACCTGCCCCTTCAAGTACACTCTGAACGTCTACACGGGTTGCGACCACGCGTGCGTCTACTGCTATATAACGAGCTACATTCCGAACGCCTTCCGCGTGAGGACTAAGGAAGGCTTTCTCCCCAAGCTTGAGAGGGAGTTGAGAAGGTTTGACAAACGCTATATCATAGCCCTCTCCTATTCCTCCGATCCGTACCCAACGATCGAGAGGGAGCTTGGGATAACGAGGAAAGTGCTGGAGCTATTCAGGAGGTACGGCGTCAGGTGCATGCTCCTCACGAAGTCAGATATCTTCAAGAGGGACCTAGATGTCCTGAGCGAGCTAAAGTGCGCCGTCGGTATAACGGTAACAACCGTCAATGAAAGGAAGGCAAAGCTTCTCGAACCAAATGCACCGTCACCGGGGGCAAGAATCCGGGCGCTGAGGAAGGCGAAGGAAAAAGAAATTCCAGTTTATGCTCGCATAGACCCAATAATCCCGCTTTACACCTGGGAGGATTTTGATAAAACGCTCAAAGCGCTGAGCTTCGTGAGCCACATAACGGTCTCCACGCTAAAGCTTAAGCCAGATTCAAAGAAGAGGATGTCCGCCAAGTTTCCCGAGCTAATGGAGAGGCTGTGGCCGCTCTACGAGAAGGGAGAGAGAATAAGCGGCTACTACTACCTCCCGCGGGAGCTCAGGTTCAAGATCCTTAGGGAGGCAGAGGAGAAGGTACTAAGGAATGGAATCACATTCGGCTCGTGTCGTGAGGGTTATCGCTCGTTTCCAATGTGTGACGGTTCTCACCTGGTTCCTTCGTAG
- a CDS encoding gamma-glutamyl-gamma-aminobutyrate hydrolase family protein, with the protein MRPLIGIIGQVDYLNNRIFLDRTHVERVASAGGIPAVFTVDDSPEDVIEHVDGLLLIEGPDIHPSFYGEDPSSAIKSVDVRRDEFEMALARGAVERGIPLLGVARGMHVINVALGGTLYQDINEIPKAIKHDWELELIGPAQRVHGVRIKMDSKLYEVLKEGLDINGTNEVHIRVNSFHHQAIKKVGDRLRPSAYSVDGFIEAIEWAEGFVIGVQWQPEYLPEMWRLYEVLVKAAAEYHMEKEEFLRIEVEAQVREALEKRESSEQLPTKEPGENRHTLETSDNPHDTSRM; encoded by the coding sequence ATGAGACCCCTAATCGGTATAATCGGTCAGGTTGATTATCTTAATAATAGGATATTCCTCGACAGGACCCATGTAGAGCGCGTTGCGTCTGCTGGAGGCATACCGGCAGTTTTTACAGTTGATGACTCCCCCGAGGACGTCATTGAGCACGTTGACGGGCTTCTCCTTATAGAAGGTCCCGACATTCACCCTTCCTTTTACGGAGAGGATCCTTCAAGCGCCATCAAGTCTGTGGATGTAAGACGTGACGAGTTCGAGATGGCCCTTGCGAGGGGTGCCGTTGAGAGGGGCATCCCACTTCTCGGCGTGGCGAGGGGGATGCATGTGATAAACGTCGCCCTCGGTGGAACCCTCTACCAGGACATCAATGAGATCCCCAAGGCGATAAAGCACGACTGGGAGCTTGAGCTCATTGGGCCGGCCCAGAGGGTTCACGGGGTAAGGATTAAGATGGATTCAAAGCTCTACGAGGTTCTCAAGGAGGGCCTCGATATAAACGGCACGAACGAAGTTCACATCCGCGTTAACAGCTTCCACCACCAGGCGATTAAGAAGGTTGGAGACAGATTGCGACCCAGCGCGTACTCTGTTGATGGCTTTATAGAAGCCATTGAATGGGCGGAAGGCTTCGTAATCGGTGTTCAGTGGCAGCCAGAGTACCTCCCCGAGATGTGGCGGCTCTATGAGGTCCTTGTGAAGGCCGCGGCAGAGTACCACATGGAAAAGGAGGAGTTTCTGCGCATCGAGGTGGAGGCCCAGGTTCGCGAGGCTCTTGAGAAAAGGGAAAGTTCAGAGCAACTCCCTACGAAGGAACCAGGTGAGAACCGTCACACATTGGAAACGAGCGATAACCCTCACGACACGAGCCGAATGTGA